One genomic region from Quercus robur chromosome 4, dhQueRobu3.1, whole genome shotgun sequence encodes:
- the LOC126720438 gene encoding putative wall-associated receptor kinase-like 13 (The sequence of the model RefSeq protein was modified relative to this genomic sequence to represent the inferred CDS: added 118 bases not found in genome assembly) — MSIWSNFGGLLLKGKNFFCMVLAAAMSLWRIMMGMIKEKGIRMEKARHVFEAREEYFIQNGAMLLEKQITCNQGRDTEPIKIFSAKEIQQATNNYDPDLILGSDIATIYKGILDEREVAIKVKGPPIFCSTETMVDFFLQQITIKQLISHKNVVRHYGCCLETKIPMLVLEFIPNGTLFDQLHGQRNKINCQISWLDRVRIATETSYALCYMHYGRLRPIVHLDVKSTNMFLDEFLTAKLSNFGFAVSIAPGEDFFQGSSVRGTYGYVDPEYQATLQVTDKCDVYNFGVVLVEVLTGHYPTEMFLRHNNLVDYFVLSMEENRIFQIVADVVLGQGSNEDIQAFAELALRCVKNKGDERPSMREVTIELRRILQLVKSKDSKLSNEIGSVLTRLA; from the exons GTATCAGGATGGAGAAAGCAAGGCATGTATTTGAGGCCAGAGAAGAATACTTCATCCAGAATGGAGCAATGTTACTAGAGAAGCAAATCACTTGCAACCAAGGTAGAGATACAGAGCCAATCAAGATTTTCTCTGCCAAGGAAATCCAACAAGCTACTAATAACTATGATCCTGATCTAATCCTCGGCTCTGATATCGCAACAATCTACAAAGGAATACTAGATGAGAGGGAAGTAGCTATTAAAGTGAAAGGCCCTCCAATATTTTGTTCCACTGAGACGATGGTAGATTTTTTcttacaacaaatcacaataAAACAATTGATCAGCCACAAGAACGTTGTGAGGCACTATGGTTGTTGCCTAGAAACTAAAATTCCCATGTTGGTTCTAGAGTTCATCCCCAATGGCACTCTCTTTGATCAGCTCCATGGTCAACGCAACAAGATTAATTGCCAGATCTCTTGGCTTGACCGTGTAAGAATAGCCACTGAGACATCTTATGCTCTTTGTTATATGCACTATGGTAGGTTAAGGCCAATAGTTCATTTGGATGTCAAATCAACAAATATGTTTTTGGATGAGTTCTTGACTGCTAAACTATCAAATTTTGGTTTTGCGGTTTCAATTGCACCTGGAGAAGACTTTTTTCAAG GTAGTTCAGTTCGGGGAACTTACGGATATGTAGACCCTGAATATCAAGCGACATTGCAGGTCACGGATAAGTgtgatgtttataattttggGGTTGTACTGGTGGAAGTCTTAACAGGTCATTATCCCACAGAAATGTTCTTAAGGCATAACAATTTGGTAGATTACTTTGTTTTGTCGATGGAGGAGAACCGCATATTCCAAATTGTTGCTGATGTAGTACTAGGCCAAGGAAGCAATGAAGATATTCAAGCATTTGCAGAGCTTGCATTGAGATGTGTCAAGAATAAGGGAGATGAAAGGCCAAGCATGAGAGAAGTTACGATAGAGCTTAGGCGGATACTACAACTTGTgaagtcaaaagactcaaaactaAGTAACGAAATTGGTTCAGTTCTAACACGATTAGCATAA